TGTACTGCGGCGTCGGCGGCTTCGCCCTGCACGCCGCACGCCCCGGACGCGCCGTGACCGGCATCGAGACGAGCCGCGAGGCCGTCCGCTCCGCGAAGCAGTCCGCGCGGGAGGCCGGTCTGTCCGACGTGCGCTTCGCCGCCGACGACGCGACGGAGCACGCCCTCCGTGCCCGTCCGGACGCCGTCCCCGAGCTCGTCGTCGTGAACCCGCCCCGGCGGGGCATCGGCGAGACGCTGTCCAGCTGGCTCGAGCAGTCCGACGTGCAGCACGTCGTCTACTCGAGCTGCAACCCGGTGACCCTCGCGAAGGACCTCGCCCGCATGCCGTCGCTGCGGCTGCGCCGCGCGCGGGTGCTCGACATGTTCCCCCAGACCGGCCACCTCGAGGCGGTCACCCTGCTGTCCAGGGACTGACCAGGAGGCGACCAGGGGACGGACGGGAGGCTCTGCACCAGCCCGCCCCGCGCCTCCAGCCCGTCGCATTGCCAGGGAACTGCCAAGGTCACGTACCCGGGTACGGCGCGATCACCATGGACGCGGCGATCGCCGCGTACAGGAACGGCGGTGGGGTACATAGCAGCAACGGGTAGAACCGTTGGTCTCGGTTTGATAACAGTCCTGAGTTTCCTATGGTGGCCGACCAGACGCCGCCGGCACGAGACCACTGCCCCCGGAGGCGCACCCCACGACACGACCGCGATCGGTCGGGACGGGCAGTGGCGACCGAGACCGCTCCGGCGGTGTGCGGTCCGTGGTCCCGGTGGAGCGATCAACCATGAAGAAGCTTTCCCGTACCCGCACCATCGTCGGTGGCCTGGCGTTCGCCGGCATCGCCGCGACCGGTGTCGGCCTCGCGGCGGCGCCCGCGAACGCAGCGTCCGGCTCGACCTGGGACGCGCTTGCACAGTGCGAGTCCGGCGGCAACTGGGCCATCAACACCGGCAACGGCTACTACGGCGGCCTGCAGTTCACCCTCGGCACCTGGCAGGCGAACGGCGGCTCGGGCAACCCGGCGTCGGCGAGCCGCGAGGCCCAGATCGCCGTGGCCGAGCGCGTCCTCGCCTCGCAGGGCTGGGGCGCCTGGCCGGCCTGCTCCGCGAAGCTCGGCCTGAGCGGGACCGCCGGTGCAGCACCGCAGGCCGCGGCCCCGCAGCAGGCCGCTCCCCAGCAGGCCGCCCCGCAGCAGGCGGCGCCGAAGCAGGTCGCCCCGCAGCAGCGCACGGCGCCGGCGACCACGCAGGCGGCGAAGCCCGCTGCGCCGTCGAAGCCCGCCGCGGTCCCGACGAGCGGCAAGACGTACACGATCCAGTCCGGCGACACCCTGGACAGCATCGCGACGAAGCTCGGCATCGACGGCGGCTACATGAAGCTGTGGGCCGCGAACACGTCGACCATCGACGACGCGAACCTGATCTACGCCGGCCAGCAGCTGCAGCTCCCCGCCTGATCGACCTCCCGATCCAGCACGAGACCCCCGCGAACGAACGTCGCGGGGGTCTCGTGCTGTCCGGGTCCGGGTCCGGGTCCGGGTCCGGGGCCGGGTCGGTGTGGGGTCAGTGGTTCCGGGCGGCGAGCCACCGGTCGAGGTCGTCGGAGCGGAGGGACTGGGCGAGCGTCCGCCGGTCGCCGTCGTCGAGCGTCACGTACGACTGGCCGTCGGTGCTCGTGCCCGAACCCGCGGTCGGCATCGTGAAGGTCCGGAGGTCGTCGGCCCGGACGCCACGGAGGGACCATCCCAGACCGAAGAGCGTCGATGCGTCCAGGCCTGGATCGACCGCCAGGTGACGGCTGGTCGCGGCGACGGCCTCCTGGATCCGACCGGGCTGGGTGAGGGTCCCGCGGGAGAGGGCCTGCTGGAACACCCCCCGCATGAACGCCTGCTGGTTGCGTACGCGGGTGTGGTCGGCGTCGGCGAAGGCGTACCGCTCGCGCACGAACGCGAGGGCCCCGGCGCCGTCGAGCCGGTTCGGCCCTGCGGTGAAGGTGTGTCCGCGCGCGGTGAACGCCTGCGGCGATGAGACGGTGACACCGCCGAGCGCGTCCGTCAGGTCCTCGAACCCGGCGAAGTCGATCTCAGCGACGTGGTCGATCCGGACGTCCAGCAGCTGCTCGACGGTCTGCACGGTGAGGGGGACGCCGCCCCACGAGTACGCGGCGTTGATCTTCGCCTGGCCATGGCCGGGCACGTCGACCCAGGCGTCGCGCATGATGGACATCAGGTAGACCGCGTGCCGGTCCGCCGGGACGTGCGCGAGCATCAGGGCATCGGACCGCCCGCCGAGGGCCTGGTCGCCGTCGGGGTCGCGAGCTGCGCGCGAGTCCGAGCCGATGAGCAGGACGTTCTGCGCGCCGGCCGTCGGGGCGGGACGGTTCCCGGTCGGGAACGCGTCGGGGATGACGTCCTTCTCGGTGTCGAAACTCCGGACGAGTCCGCCGACGAACACCGCCCCGACGACGGCCAGCACGGTGGCGACGCCGGCGAGCGAGGCGGTCGCGGCGAGGACCGCACGGAGGACCGGACGTCGACGGCGTGGCTTGCGTGCCTGCTGGTCGGGCCGTGGGCGGCGGCTGCCCCGGGATGCTCGGAGCTCGGCCTCGGCCGCCGCGCGGGCGGCGCGGCGCTCGGAGACGGGGGACGGGACGTCGGCACGGTCGGGCACGGCTGCTCCTGCGGGTCGGGTCGACCCTGACGTCGACGACACCAGCATACCGCAGGTGATATGCGAATATCAGTCCGTGGACAGGATCCTCGTCAGTCGTTCCCGGAGTGCGTCGTCGTCGGGCAGCACCTCGCGCTCGATGTGCCGCGCTGTGTCCCACGCTGCGCGTCCGGCATCGGTGACCGAGACCACCCGGCGTCGACGGTCGTCGGGGTGCGGCGTCCGCTCGACGAGCCCGTCACGCTCGGCCCGCTCGAGCGTCAGGGACATCGTCTGCGGTCGGACGTGCGCCGTCCGTGCGAGGGTGTCGGCGCCGGTCGGCCCGGTGCGGATCAGGATGTCGATGGCGATGAGCGCTGCGTGGGTCAGCCCGATCGCCCGGAGCCGCTCGTCCCAGTCGCGCTCGACGGCCCGGGCTGCTGCGGAGAGCAGGCGGCCGAGGGGCCACTGCTCCGCCTGCTCGTGCATGACCGGAGTCTACGGCGCGCCCGGACGACCAAAGTGATCAGCATGCTGACGATCCGTGTACGCTCACCGTCGTGCCCCGCTTCCTCCGCATCGTGCTGCCCGCCGTCGTCATCGTGGTCTGGCTCGTCGTCGCCTCCGTCGGCGGTCCGGTCTTCGGCAAGATCTCCGACGTCGCGACCAACGACCAGACGTCCTTCCTGCCGGCCTCGGCCGACGCGACGAAGGTGCAGGAGCGCTCCTCGGCGTTCCGACAGGCGTCCGGGGCGCCCGCGATCGTCGTGCTCGACCGGGACGGCGGGCTCCGCGACGGCGACCGGACCGCGGCCGAGCAGCTCGCCGCGACGCTCGGCGACCGGAGCGACGTCCAGGGGGTGAGCCCGGTCATCCCGAGCGAGGACGGCGACGCGGTCGAGATCGTGGCGACGCTGACCCAGGACGCCGAGACCGGTGAGGCGGTGGCGTCGATCCGCGCCGACGTCGAGGACGCGCTGCCCGCCGGGCTCTCCGGGTACGTCACCGGTCCGGCGGGCTTCACGGCCGACCTGACCGAGGCGTTCGCGGGCATCGACGGCATCCTGCTCGGGGTCGCCCTCGCCGCGGTCTTCGTGATCCTCGTCGTCGTCTACCGTTCGCCGCTCCTGCCGGTGCTCGTGCTCGGTACCGCGACCTTCGCCCTCTGCGCCTCGATCCTCGTCGTGTACTGGCTCGCGGACGCCGGCATCGTCACCGTGAACGGCCAGGTGCAGGGCATCCTGTCGATCCTGGTGATCGGTGCCGCGACGGACTACGCGCTCCTGTACACCGCCCGGTACCGCGAGGCGCTGCGGGACCACCGGACCGGCTGGGGAGCGACGAAGGCGGCCCTGCGCGGCGCCGTCGAGCCGATCGTCGCCTCGGGCGGCACCGTCATCGTCGGCGTGCTGTGCCTGCTGTTCTCGGACCTCAACTCCAACAAGGCGCTCGGTCCGGTCGCGGCCATCGGCATCGCGTTCAGCCTGCTCGCCGCCCTCACCCTGCTGCCGGCGCTCCTGATGGCGTTCCGAAGGGCTGCGTTCTGGCCGCTGCGGCCGGCGTACGGCAGCGCGCACAAGGTGCTCACCGGGCCGGACGCCCGGGGGATCTGGGCGCGCGTCGGGCGGCTCGTGGCGCGTCGGACCCGCACGGTGTGGGTGGTCTGCACGGTGGCCCTGCTCGCGATGGGGGCCGGTATCGTCGGGCTCCGGGCGGACGGCGTCCCGCAGAGCGACCTCGTCATCGGGTCCTCGCAGGCCCGGGACGGCCAGGACGTCCTCGCCGACCACTTCCCCGGCGGCTCCGGGAGCCCCGCGCAGGTGATCGGCCCGGAGCGCGACCTCGACCGGCTCGTCACGGCGATCCGCTCGGTCGACGGGGTGGACGGCGTCGTGGCGGCGGCGAAGGACAGCCCGTCCGGGACCACCCCCGTCGGCACCACGACGAAGGCCGACACTGCTGCCCGGGGACCGGTCGCCGACCCGACGGTCTCGGGCGGGGACGTCCTGCTCGAGGCCACGCTCACCGCACCCGCCGACTCGGCACGCGCGGAGCAGACCGTGCGGGACCTGCGGACCGCGGTGGAGCGGGTGGCGCCGGACGCGCTCGTCGGCGGGGTCACCGCCACCGCCCTCGACACGAACGACACCGGCATCCGCGACCGGACGGTCATCATCCCGATCGTGCTGGTGGTCATCCTGCTCATCCTGATGCTGCTGCTGCGGAGCGTCGTGGCGCCCCTGGTGCTCATCGGGAGCGTCATCGTGTCCTTCGTGGCCGCGCTCGGCGTCGGCGCGCTCGTCTTCGACCACGTCCTGCACCTGCCGGGCGCCGACCCCTCGGTCCCGCTGTTCTCGTTCGTGTTCCTCGTGGCGCTCGGGGTGGACTACAACATCTTCCTCATGACCCGGGTCCGCGAGGAGGCCCTGCGGCACGGACCGCGCGAGGGCGTGCTCCGCGGCCTCGGGGCGACGGGCGGCGTGATCACCTCGGCGGGCATCGTCCTCGCGGCGACGTTCGCGGCGCTCGGCGTCATCCCGATCCTGTTCCTCGTGCAGATCGCGTTCATCGTGGCGTTCGGCGTCCTGCTCGACACGGTCGTGGTCCGCTCCCTGCTCGTGCCGGCGGTCGTGTACGACCTCGGTCGCCGCGCATGGTGGCCGTCGCGCCGCTCGCGCGCGACCCATCACATGTGACACGCTGGTCCCATGCCCGTACCCTCCACGCAGCCGGCCGCCGAGCGGAAGCTCCTCCGCGACACCGTGCAGGACAAGATCCGTGACGCGATCATGGACGGCACGCTCGAGCCCGGCGAACGTCTGAACGACGACGACCTCATCGCCTGGCTCGGCGTCTCCCGGACCCCCATCCGCGAGGCACTGGCGGAGCTCGCCCGGGCCGGCCTCATCGAGATGGCGCCGAACCGCTACACGCGGGTCGCCGCACCGTCCAAGGACGAGATGCTCGACGCATTCCGGACGCTCGGCGTGATCTACGGCGGAGTCGTCCGGCTCGCGGTGCCGCGGTTCACGGCGGCGGAGCGGAAGAAGATCGTCGCGATGCTCGACGACGTCGCGGCCCGGATGGACGCGCAGCACCAGGCCGAGGTCGTCCGCGAGGGCTCGGACCTGTACGGGATGTGGGCCGACGCCTGCGGGAACCCGTCGCTCGCGCAGCTCTGCCGCGCGACCACGGACGGCCTCGCGTTCAAGCTGCGCGTGCCGGAGTTCGCCGAGCTCGTCCCGAACGAGGTCGTCCGGCCCGAGCTCGACGACCTGAAGGCCGCCGTCCTCGCCGAGGACCCGATCGCCGCCGAGCTGGCGATGGAGGCCATCCACCTGCTCCCGACGCGCTCCTGACGGATCGGCACCGCGACGCGGCTGCGGTCGCGGACGCGGTGCGTGCCGGACGGGAGGCACGTGGCGGCGCCGCCACGTGCCTCCCGTCCGGCCCGTCCCGGCCCCGCGCCGGGGCGAGTGTCCAGGACTCTCCCTGTCCGTTCCACGCTGTGCGGTTATGGTTTCCGGGTGAGCATCGATCCCGAGCAGACGACGCGCCGCGCCCGCCGCGGCCACGTGCCGCCGCGCCACGGGCGCCAGAAGCGCGGGGGCGGGGTCGTCCTGCCCGCCGTCGCGGGAGTGCTGGCGATGGGCCTGGTCCTCACCGGCGGGTACGCCGCGTTCGCGTACGCGAGCCTGTCCAACAACGTCACGAAGATCGACGCGATCGTCCCGAAGGCCAAGGGGGCGGACGACGTCGACGGCACCGCGCAGAACATCCTGCTCGTCGGTGACGACCACCGGCCGGACAACGCGACGCCGGAGGAGATGGCGGAGCTCAGCACCGAGTCCGACGGCGGCGCGACGAACACCGACACGATGATCGTGCTGCACATCAGCGCCGACGGGTCCCAGGCGACGATGATCTCGTTCCCGCGCGACTCGTACGTCGACATCCCGGGCGTCGGCAAGGGCAAGCTCAACAGCGCCTTCTACTACGGGACGCTCAACGGCGGTGGCGACACCGGCGGCGCGAAGCTCCTCATCCAGACGATCCAGGACCTCAGTGGCCTGACGATCGACCACTACGTGCGCGTCTCGCTGCTCGGCTTCTACCAGGTCGTCAAGGAACTCGGGCCGGTCGAGGTCTGCCTGAACCAGCCCGCCAAGGACCCGTACTCCGGGGTGGACCTGCCCGCGGGGACGTCGCAGCTCGACGCGAAGCAGGCGCTCTCCTTCGTGCGGCAGCGGCACGGACTGCCGAACGGCGACCTCGACCGCAACGTCCGCCAGCAGTACTTCCTGTCGCAGGAGGCCCGCAAGGTGCTCTCCGCCGGGACCCTGCTCAACCCCGTCAAGATGAACAACATCCTCAGCGCGGTGGGCGGCTCGGTGCAGACCGACACCGACCTCATCTCGCTCGCGACGCAGATGCGGAACCTGCGGCCGGGGAACATCCAGTCGGCGACGATCCCGACGCTCGGCACCCCCACGATCTACGTCGGCGGCTCCGCGCTGTCGATCGTCCAGGTCGACACCGTCGGCCTGCCCGCCTTCGTGCAGGGACTCGTCGGCGAGCCCGAGGAGTACACGAAGGCGACCGCGGCCGAACCCGCGGCGACGACCGTCACGGTCCTGAACGGCAGCGGTGTCACGGGTGCCGCCGCCGCCGCGGGAGAGAACCTGACAGCGCGCGGCTTCCAGGTCGGCGCCCCGGGGTCCTCCGACGAGACGAAGACCACCCAGGTGCAGTACCCGGCGGGCCAGGAGGCGCAGGCGAAGGCCGTCGCCGCGGTCGTGCCCGGTGCCGTCGCGGTGCGCTCGACGAAGGTGACCGGCGTGACGCTCGTGCTCGGGTCCGACGGCAAGACCGTGTCCGCCCCGGCCGCCCCCGCGTCGCCGGACGCCGGCTCGTCCGAACCCGCTGCGCCGGAGTCGTCGTCCTCGTCGGAGTCGTCGGAGCCGTCGCCGTCGTCGACCGACGTGAAGTCGTACGGCAAGGAAGGCGTCTGCATCAACTGAGTGCTGCCCGGCAGGGTGCTGTGACGGTGCCCGTCGATTGGCGCTCGCACCGACCGGCATGTGGAATGTCACGGTGCGAGCGCAACTGCAGACGAACCGGGACGAAGAACGTGCGTGGCTCCTTGCGGCCGCCAAGGGTGACCGGCTCGCGTTCGGCCGGTTGTACGGTCGGCTCCGACCACTCGTCGAGCGGTGGGTGCGACTCGTGGTGGTCGACCCGTGGCAGTCCGAGGAGGTCGTGCAGGACGTCTTCCTCGAGGTGTGGCAGATCGCCGGACGGTACGACCCCCGGCACACTGCGGTCGCGTGGATCCGGACCATCGCCCAGCGGCGGGCGATCGACCGGGTGCGGTCGAGCCAGGCCGATCGGCAGCGTGACCTGCGCATCGGGGCGCGGCACCTCGAGCTCGTCGACCACGCGTCGCTCGAGCGGGCCGAGGGGGTGCTCGACCGGGCGGCCCTCCGCGACGCCGTCCGGTCGCTGCCGGACCGACAGCGCGAGGCGGTCGTGCTCCGCCACCTGGTCGAGCTGAGCGGCCCGGAGCTCGCGGACCGGCTCGGGGTCCCGCTCGGGACCGCGAAGAGCCGCGCGCGCGACGGCGTCTCGGCGCTCCGGCGTTCCCTGGCGCACCGGGCAGGACCGCCTCGGTAGGTTCGTGCCGTGACCTCCGCCGCGCGCCCGATCACCCTGATGACCTACAACGTGAAGAACCCGGACCCGGCCCACGACTGGCCGGCCCGACTGCCGCTGGTCCTCGAGGTCATCCGGCGGCACGACCCCGACGTGCTGTGCGTGCAGGAGGCCTTCGACCACCAGATGGACGACCTGCGAGCCGGTCTGCCGGACCACGGCGACGTCGGGCAGGGGCGCGAGGGCGGAACCGCGGGGGAGCACGCCGCCGTGTTCTTCCGCTGTGACCGACTCCGCCCGGTGGACGAGGGCACGTTCTGGCTGTCGGACACCCCCGAC
The Curtobacterium citreum genome window above contains:
- a CDS encoding LysM peptidoglycan-binding domain-containing protein; amino-acid sequence: MKKLSRTRTIVGGLAFAGIAATGVGLAAAPANAASGSTWDALAQCESGGNWAINTGNGYYGGLQFTLGTWQANGGSGNPASASREAQIAVAERVLASQGWGAWPACSAKLGLSGTAGAAPQAAAPQQAAPQQAAPQQAAPKQVAPQQRTAPATTQAAKPAAPSKPAAVPTSGKTYTIQSGDTLDSIATKLGIDGGYMKLWAANTSTIDDANLIYAGQQLQLPA
- a CDS encoding LCP family protein, which gives rise to MSIDPEQTTRRARRGHVPPRHGRQKRGGGVVLPAVAGVLAMGLVLTGGYAAFAYASLSNNVTKIDAIVPKAKGADDVDGTAQNILLVGDDHRPDNATPEEMAELSTESDGGATNTDTMIVLHISADGSQATMISFPRDSYVDIPGVGKGKLNSAFYYGTLNGGGDTGGAKLLIQTIQDLSGLTIDHYVRVSLLGFYQVVKELGPVEVCLNQPAKDPYSGVDLPAGTSQLDAKQALSFVRQRHGLPNGDLDRNVRQQYFLSQEARKVLSAGTLLNPVKMNNILSAVGGSVQTDTDLISLATQMRNLRPGNIQSATIPTLGTPTIYVGGSALSIVQVDTVGLPAFVQGLVGEPEEYTKATAAEPAATTVTVLNGSGVTGAAAAAGENLTARGFQVGAPGSSDETKTTQVQYPAGQEAQAKAVAAVVPGAVAVRSTKVTGVTLVLGSDGKTVSAPAAPASPDAGSSEPAAPESSSSSESSEPSPSSTDVKSYGKEGVCIN
- a CDS encoding sigma-70 family RNA polymerase sigma factor, which produces MRAQLQTNRDEERAWLLAAAKGDRLAFGRLYGRLRPLVERWVRLVVVDPWQSEEVVQDVFLEVWQIAGRYDPRHTAVAWIRTIAQRRAIDRVRSSQADRQRDLRIGARHLELVDHASLERAEGVLDRAALRDAVRSLPDRQREAVVLRHLVELSGPELADRLGVPLGTAKSRARDGVSALRRSLAHRAGPPR
- a CDS encoding MMPL family transporter; translation: MPRFLRIVLPAVVIVVWLVVASVGGPVFGKISDVATNDQTSFLPASADATKVQERSSAFRQASGAPAIVVLDRDGGLRDGDRTAAEQLAATLGDRSDVQGVSPVIPSEDGDAVEIVATLTQDAETGEAVASIRADVEDALPAGLSGYVTGPAGFTADLTEAFAGIDGILLGVALAAVFVILVVVYRSPLLPVLVLGTATFALCASILVVYWLADAGIVTVNGQVQGILSILVIGAATDYALLYTARYREALRDHRTGWGATKAALRGAVEPIVASGGTVIVGVLCLLFSDLNSNKALGPVAAIGIAFSLLAALTLLPALLMAFRRAAFWPLRPAYGSAHKVLTGPDARGIWARVGRLVARRTRTVWVVCTVALLAMGAGIVGLRADGVPQSDLVIGSSQARDGQDVLADHFPGGSGSPAQVIGPERDLDRLVTAIRSVDGVDGVVAAAKDSPSGTTPVGTTTKADTAARGPVADPTVSGGDVLLEATLTAPADSARAEQTVRDLRTAVERVAPDALVGGVTATALDTNDTGIRDRTVIIPIVLVVILLILMLLLRSVVAPLVLIGSVIVSFVAALGVGALVFDHVLHLPGADPSVPLFSFVFLVALGVDYNIFLMTRVREEALRHGPREGVLRGLGATGGVITSAGIVLAATFAALGVIPILFLVQIAFIVAFGVLLDTVVVRSLLVPAVVYDLGRRAWWPSRRSRATHHM
- a CDS encoding GntR family transcriptional regulator yields the protein MPVPSTQPAAERKLLRDTVQDKIRDAIMDGTLEPGERLNDDDLIAWLGVSRTPIREALAELARAGLIEMAPNRYTRVAAPSKDEMLDAFRTLGVIYGGVVRLAVPRFTAAERKKIVAMLDDVAARMDAQHQAEVVREGSDLYGMWADACGNPSLAQLCRATTDGLAFKLRVPEFAELVPNEVVRPELDDLKAAVLAEDPIAAELAMEAIHLLPTRS
- a CDS encoding MarR family winged helix-turn-helix transcriptional regulator; the encoded protein is MHEQAEQWPLGRLLSAAARAVERDWDERLRAIGLTHAALIAIDILIRTGPTGADTLARTAHVRPQTMSLTLERAERDGLVERTPHPDDRRRRVVSVTDAGRAAWDTARHIEREVLPDDDALRERLTRILSTD
- a CDS encoding LCP family protein — translated: MPDRADVPSPVSERRAARAAAEAELRASRGSRRPRPDQQARKPRRRRPVLRAVLAATASLAGVATVLAVVGAVFVGGLVRSFDTEKDVIPDAFPTGNRPAPTAGAQNVLLIGSDSRAARDPDGDQALGGRSDALMLAHVPADRHAVYLMSIMRDAWVDVPGHGQAKINAAYSWGGVPLTVQTVEQLLDVRIDHVAEIDFAGFEDLTDALGGVTVSSPQAFTARGHTFTAGPNRLDGAGALAFVRERYAFADADHTRVRNQQAFMRGVFQQALSRGTLTQPGRIQEAVAATSRHLAVDPGLDASTLFGLGWSLRGVRADDLRTFTMPTAGSGTSTDGQSYVTLDDGDRRTLAQSLRSDDLDRWLAARNH